Genomic DNA from Acidobacteriota bacterium:
TTCTTGCGCCATCTGCCAACCACGACCGCCAACAACTGACATGACCGACACCCTGGATTTTTACAAAAGCCGCGGCTTGGCCCAGCGAGTGGGTTTCGGCGCGCGTCCGGCGCTGCTCATCGTTGATTTCATCAAGGGCTTCACCGACCTCGCCTCGCCACTCGCTTCCAACCTGGACAAAGAGATTGCCGCGACGAAAAAAGCCCTCAATGCCGCGCGCAAACTGAAATTGCCGATTGCGTTTACGACGGTCGAATACGACGCGGGCTTTCGTGATGCGGGCGTGTTCATCAAAAAAGTCCCGTCGCTGGCCGTGCTCAAGAAAGGCTCCACTTGGGTCGAAGTGGATGACCGTTTGAAGCCGCGCGCCAACGAACACGTGCTGGTCAAGAAATACGCCAGCGCCTTTTTCGGTACCGCGCTGGCTTCGACGCTGACGGCTGCGGGCGTAGATACGCTGTTGCTCGCGGGCTGCACGACTTCGGGGTGTGTGCGCGCTTCGGCAGTGGATGGCTGCCAGCACGGCTTCCGCACAATCGTGATTGAGGAGTGCGTGGGCGACCGGGCACAAGGGCCGCACCTGGCCAACCTGTTCGACATCAATGCGAAGTATGGCGATGTGATTACACTGGCAGAAACGCTGGCCTATCTAAAAACGGTGGCGGCATGACGCAAGCTCTGATTGAAACTGAACGATTGTGGTTGCGCACGATCACACACGCTGATTTCGCCGACCTGTTCGCCATCTGGTCGGATGCCGAGACCTTGCGGTTCTATCCGAACACACTTGACGAAGCAGCGATGCGCGCCTGGATTGAGCGCAACCTGAAACGCTATGAAGAGTATGGTCGCGGCCTTTATGCCGTGCTGCGCAAGGCCGATCAGCAATTCGTCGGCGATTGCGGCCTAGTCGTGCAAGATGTCGAAGGCGTGGCGGAACTCGAAGTCGGCTATCAATTCAACAAGCAGTTTTGGGGCCACGGCTATGCGACCGAAGCGGCGCGCGGGTGCATGGATTTTGCGCGTGACCAGTTAAACCGTGAGCGCATCATCTCGATGATCCGGCCCGAAAATCTGCCGTCGCGCCGCGTGGCTGAACGCAATGGGTTGCAGATCGAAAAGAAAGTCTTCTGGCGCGGCTTCGATCATTTTGTTTACGCCGCAGTTTTGCAATAACGAGAACAACGCTATGCAAGAGAGCATTCCGCCGCGGCCATTGGAAGGCGTGCGCGTTTTGGAAATGGGCCAGTTGCTGGCTGGGCCATTCGCCAGCGTCTTGCTGGCCTGGTTTGGCGCGGAAGTCATCAAGATCGAACCGCCGGGCACGGGCGATCCGCTGCGCAAATGGCGCAAGCTGCACAAAGGCACGGCGCTCTGGTGGTACATCTTGGGGCGCAACAAAAAATGCGTCACGCTCAACCTGCGCGAACCGCGCGGCCACGTAATCGTCAAGCAACTCGTCGGCAAAGTGGATGTCGTGCTCGAAAATTTCAAACCCGGCACGCTGGAAAAATGGGGCTTGGGGTATGAAGTATTGAAAGCCATCAATCCGAAATTGATTATGGCGCGCGTGTCGGGTTACGGGCAGACGGGGCCGTTAGCATCCAAACCTGGTTACGCCAACGTGGCGGAAGGTTTCAGCGGGATGCGTTACGTCACGGGCTACCCTGATCGTCCGCCCGCGCGCCCGAATCTGAGCATGGGCGATACGCTCGCCGGCTTGCACGCGGCGCTCGGCATTCTGATGGCGCTTTATCATCGTGATACGAAACAGACCGGCCAAGGGCAAATGGTGGACGTGGCGATTTATGAAGCCTGTTTCAACATGATGGAATCGGTGATCCCCGAATACGACAAGCTCGGTGAAATCCGCGAGCGGCAAGGCTCCAAAATTTCCGGCATCGTGCCAACCGCGACCTATCCGACCAAAGACGGCAAATACATCATCATCGGCGGCAATGGCGATTCGATTTACAAACGCCTGATGACCGCCGCCGGACGCACAGACTTGGCAAATGACCCGCGCCTCGCGCACAACGAAGGCCGTGTCACACACGAAGCCCTGATTGACGCGGCAATTGAAGAATGGACGCGCAGCCACAGCTACGACGAATTGATCGCGGCGCTCGAAGCGGCCGACGTGCCGAGCGGGCCGATCTATAACGCCGCCGACATCGTGGGCGACCCGCATTATCAAGCGCGCGGCATGTTCGAGGATTGCGACATCGGCGAAGGCGAGACGGTCAAGCTGCCGACCTTTGTGCCGAAGCTGAGCGAGACGCCGGGCGGTACGTCGTGGGTCGGGCCAGCGTTGGGCGCGCATAATCAGGAAGTGTATGGCAAGCTGTTGGGGATGAGCGCTGATGAGATCGCGCAGTTGCAAGCTGATGGTGTAATCTAAGGGCGAGGAGTAACAACGATGCTCAATCTAGAACGCATTATTACCATCGAACCCGGTAAACGGGGCGGCAAACCTTGTATTCGCGGGATGCGCATTACCGTTGCCGATGTGCTGGGCTGGCTCGCTTCAGGAATGACGCCAGTTCAGATTCTTGATGACTTTCCCGAACTGACCGAGCGGGATATTCGGGCTTGCCTGCAATTTGCGGCGCAACGCGAACGCCAAACGGTTTACGCTTAGCCAGTCGTGATGGCGATGAAATTGCTGCTGGATCAGAATCTCTCGTACAAATTGCTGAAACAGCTTGAACCTTATTATCCAGCCTCGGCGCATATTCGTTTGCTTGGAATGGCTGAAGAAGCGGATCGGGCGATTTGGCAGTTTGCCAAAGACAATGATTTTGTGGTGGTCACCCAAGACGCCGACTTTGAATTGCTCTCACAACTGTATGGCTTCCCGCCCAAAGTAATCTGGTTGCGTTGCGGAAATACAGCCTCTGCCAATATCCTGCGCCTGCTGATCGAAAACCACGAACTGTTATACGCATTCGCCGCCGATGATTTGGTGGCTTGCCTGGAATTGCATTGAGTAAACCGCTATGACCCCAAGACCAACTGAAGGCTACAGCATCACCCTGCGTTTACGGCTTGCCAACAAACCCGGCACGCTTGGCAAAGTCACCTCCGCCATCGGCATGGCGGGCGGCAACATCGGCGCCATTGACATCGTCGAAGCCGGTTCCAATCAACTGGTGCGCGACATCACCGTCGCGGCGGGCAATGACCATCACGCCCAAGAGATCGCCGCCGCCGTCAACGCGCTCCCGGATGTCACGGTCATCAATGTCTCTGACCGCGTCTTCCTCTTGCACATCGGCGGCAAGATCGAAGTCAAAAGCAAAATCCCGATTCAGACGCGCGCTGATTTGTCGCGCGCCTATACGCCCGGCGTGGCCCGCGTCTGCACGGCGATTGCCGAAGACCCCAGCAAAGTTTTCAACCTGACGATCAAACGCAACACCGTCGCCGTCGTCACCGATGGCACCGCCGTGCTCGGCCTGGGCGACATCGGCCCCGCCGCCGCGCTGCCCGTGATGGAAGGCAAGGCCATGCTCTTCAAAGAATTCGCGGGGATTGACGCCTTCCCCATTTGCCTCGACACCAAAGACGTAGACGAGATCGTCCGCACCGTCAAAGCCATCGCACCCGGCTTCGGCGGTATCAACCTCGAAGACATCGCCGCTCCGCGCTGTTTTGAAGTCGAGCAACGCTTGCGCAAAGAACTGGACATCCCCGTCTTTCACGATGACCAGCACGGCACCGCCGTCGTCGTCCTCGCCGCCGCGATCAACGCCCTGAAGATCGTCGGCAAGAAGATGGACGAGATCAAAGTCGTCGTCACCGGCACCGGCGCGGCGGGCACGGCCTGCGCGAAGATGCTGAGGCACGCCGGTGTGCGCAACCTGATCGGCTGCGATTTGCACGGCGTGATCTATCACGAACGTTCCGAAGGGATGAACGAAGGCTTGCGCTGGTGGGCCGAAGAGACCAACCCCGACAATTTGCGCGGCGAATTAAAAGACGTGATTGCGGGCGCAGACCTCTTCCTCGGCGTTTCGACCGGTGGCATCCTCTCGGTCGAAATGGTGCAAAGCATGGCGCGCGATCCCGTAATCTTCGCGCTCGCCAACCCCAACCCCGAAATCGCGCCCGAAGAAGCCGCGCCGTTTGCAAAAGTGATTGCCTCGGGACGTTCGGACTATCCCAACCAGATCAACAACGTGCTCTGCTTCCCCGGCATTTTCCGTGGCGCGCTCGATTGCCGCGCCTCCGAGATCAACGAAGAGATGAAGCTGGCGGCGGCCTACGCCATCGCCAACATCATCGCCGACGCCGAACTCGATCCCGATTACATCATCCCCTCGGTCTTCAACCGGCGCGTCACCCCGGCGGTGGCGGCAGCAGTCGAAGAAGCTGCGCGGCGTTCTGGCGTAGCGCGGCGCGAACGGACAAACCTCGATGGTTGAGGCTTGCCCGGCCAGTGTGGAGGCTGGCAACATACGGCTATGATCGAAAAGATAACCCTCGATAATTTTAAGAGCCATGCTCACACCGAGATTGAACTGGGGAGAGTCACGGCGTTGGTGGGGCCGAATGGTTGCGGCAAGACTTCAGTTTTGCAAGCAATCTATTTGCTATCGCAACTTGTTGATAAGCCTTGGAGCGAGCTTAGGAGTGGACAGGTCAATCCCATATCATTTACCAGGTCTAGTGCCGGACATTCGCACATTTCGCTTCAAGGCAAATACAAATTCGCTTCATCCTATCTCAATTGGTATGTGGCCGTGGGATTTAACCCAAACGACGTTATCGTTCATTCGGCTGGCAATTCACCAGAATACTGGGATTTAATTAGCTTCAAGCCTGAAGACCGAGTTTTTGCCGACGGCACAACCGTGCAACCTGATAAACCCTTGGCAACAATTCTTGATAGCGTACAAGCCATCGCTCTGAAAAACATCGCTTATTTCAAAGCCGATTACAGACAACTTGCACAACCTTCCTACTCTGAGGAGCTTCAACCTCAAATCGCCATTGATGGTAGCAATCTTGCCTCTGTTATCACTTTTATTATTGGGGCTGCCTATGAGCGGCATAATGAAGTTCTTCAACAGCTTCAGGAAATTGTGCCAGAAGTAAAAGGCATTCGGGTAAGACCTGCGAAGGTTAAAAAAGAGCGAGAGCGAAGCCTATCAATTGACGGAAAACAATTTTCTTATAACGAAGGTATTGAGCTAACAGGCAACGAACTGATCTTTGACACTACAGCGAGTAAGGCAATCCCTGCATCCTCGATGGGTGATGGCACTTTGTTAGCCTTGGGAATACTGACCTTGTTCCAATATAAAGTGGATCAATCAATTATATTAATTGATGATATTGAACACGGGTTACACCCGATTGCTCAACGTCGGCTCATCCAGATGCTGGCAAAGCTGGCAGAAAAGCAAAATAAACAAATACTTTTCACGACTCATTCGCCTTATGTCCTTGATGTTCTGGACGCAAAAGACGTTTGGGTGATGTCAAAAGACCAGGAAGGCATCAGCCATTGCAAACGCCTCAGCGACCACCCCGATTCAAAACACGCTTTAGAAGTTCTGACCACTGGTGAACTCTGGGACGCAGAAGGCGAGCAATGGGTAACGGGTGAAACTGAAACGATGGAGCCGGCGCATGCTTGAGTTCGTGGTGGTGGTGGAAAACAATTCAGATGCCCGGCATATTTGTACCTTGGCTGACCGTGTCTTTGCCGAGCGAGTGGATTGGATTGACGCGACGACTGTTGACAACTTTCGCCTCTGGCGTGGTTTTGAAGCTGGTACAACCAGCACAACTTGGCGCGAGATCAAGACCGATGCTAAGCAAAAGCTGCCGCGCTTCCGCCGCCGCACGAATGACGAACCGCAAGGCATCGCTTATGCGGAAAGCCGCAAAGTCATCGCATTGGTCGAGAAACTTCAAAGAACTCAGCAGATTGACGCCTTGATTCTCTTCAAAGATTTAGACAATCAGCCAGAAAGACGCGCGGGAATGCGGCAAGCAAGAAAAGAAGTTGAGAAGCAGATTCTCGTCGTCTTGGCTACCGCCAAATGGAAACGCGAGGCGTGGATTTTGAATGGTTTTGAGCCGTCGCATAAACGCGAGGAGGAATTGCTGGCTGACCTATGCCAAAAGCTAGGGTTTGATCCCCGGCTGAATGCGGAAAATCTTCATCATCTGACTACAGATGATTCCAAGCATATCTTGGATGCTTTGCTGCAAGATCACGCTTCGGGCAAGAAACGTTACGAACGTGAAGAGCAATGCTGGCTTGAGGTTTCGCTTGAAACTCTTCGGCAGCGTGGGAAAGAAACCTTGTTGACTGATTATCTGGATGAGGTAGAAACCCATTTGCTGTAGCTTCTTGATCCATCATTTACCTATCGAAAAGCTGAGCAATGAAACTACCCAACCGCGTCATCCTCATGGACGTCAGCCCCCGCGACGGCCTCCAATCCGAACCCATCTTCGTCCCGACCGAAAAGAAGATCGCGCTGATCGAACGGCTCATCGCCGCCGGGGTGCGCAAGATCGAGGCGACTTCCTTCGTTTCACCGAAGTGGGTGCCGCAGATGGCCGATGCCGAGGCGCTGTTACAGGCCGTCGCGCCTGCGCATCCCGACGTGACCTTTGAAGTGCTGTTGCCGAATGAAAAAGGCTACGACCGCGCGCATGCAACGGGCTTGCTCAAAGCGGCGGGCTTCGTCGTCGCCGCGACCGAGGCGCTAAACGTTAAGAACGTGAATATGAGTGTGGCTGATTCGATGCGTCAGTTCGCCGCCATCGCCGCACGCGCCAAGGCCGATGGCGTGCGTATTCGCGGGACAATCGGCGTCTCGTTCGTCTGCCCTTACGAAGGCAAGGTGCCGCGTGCGCGCGTCGTGGCATTGGCTGACGAATACTTCAACGCGGGCGCGGATGAGGTGGCGATTGCCGACACGATTGGCCGTGCGATGCCGAATGATGTTTACGCAGTCTTCGCCGCTGTGAAAGACCGCTGGCCCGGCAACCCGCTGGCTGGGCACTTTCACGACACTTACAAGATGGCCCTGACGAACATTTTCGCCGCCATGCAAGCGGGCGCGGATGTCTTTGATTGCGCCGTTGGCAATCTGGGCGGCTGCCAATTCGCCAAAGGCGCGACGGGCAACGTTTCGACTGAACAATTGGTTTATCTGCTAAATGGCATGGGTATTGAAACCGGCATCCGGCACGACCGCATTGTGGAAGTGGGCCAGTGGGCCAAAGGGTTGATCGCTCCCTTAGCGATTGAGGCGAGCGCATAACATGGCAGACACAAACATCAACTACGCCGAGAAAACGACGCCGGAACTGCTTGAGTTGCTGGTTGCAGAAGAAGACCGCGTCACGCTGGCGCACATCCATGAGCTGGCCGCGCGCCCGGATGCGATTGAGCTGTTGCGCGCGTGGCTGGCGGATGATGACCGCTGGATGGAGGCGGAACACGGTGAGTGGTGGGCGCTCTATCACGCCTTTACGATCTTGAGTTTGAAGGGCCAGCCGGAATTGTTGAACGACGTGCTGGAGGCCTTCAAATATGCTTACATAGAAGATAACGAGTGGATTCAAGAGGTCAGCCCGGCGGCTCTTGCTCGTTTTGGGCCGGCAGCGATTGCGCCGTTGATCGAGAACATCAATCGAATGCGCAAGGCCACACAAAATCCTTTCGGGCCCTTTTACCGCGCGCGTTTAGTGACGGCACTCACACGCATTGCCATCGAACAGCCGGCAGAACGGCCCCGCGTCGCTGAATTCGTCATTTCCCGTTTTAGCGACTTGGCCGAAACTGATGAAGCCTTTCTCGGCTTGATTGTTGGCGATGCACTCACGCTCGATTTTGAACGCGCGCAGGAACCCTTGCGCTCAGCCTTTGCTCGTAGAATGATTGATGAAACGATCGGCGGTGATTACGAAGGCACGTTGGAGTGGTTCGCCACCTTCGAGAAAGAGCGGTATTGGGAATACACCCAGAATTTGCTGGAGTTTTACGAGCCGGAAAAGATGGCGGCTCGGCAACGCCGCTGGGCCAACGCGAAGGAGGCTGCGGAACGCCGCGAGAAGCAACAGGCATCGCAGGAAATCGCGCATCGGCTCGGTTGGGATATGAACGACGAACCTGTCGCGCCCAAAGGCTACCTTCCCACTCACGAAGGCACCGTTGTGCGCGAAGAAGCCAAGGTGGGCCGCAACGACCCGTGCCCCTGCGGCTCCGGCAAGAAGTACAAGAAATGCTGCGGCGCATAATAAAAAAGGGAGCGTGTCGCGCTCCCTTCGCCTTTAGACCTTAATGAAAATGCGCCGCTGATACAGAATCGTCATCAGCCCCAACCACAACAGCACATAGGCCAACGCATATCCCAACGAAGCGTTCACCGGCGCGAGCCACGACAGAAAGACGTGTTCATACAACCACGTCTTCAAATCGCCCGGCGTGCCGTCCAGTTTGATCGTCGGGATGACACTGAAGATGCGCGCCAGCAGGCCTGAAAAGACATAGAGCGCCAGCGCATTCACGCCGAAGACGACAAATGGCTTCGTCCAGCCTTTGATTCCTTTGATGTCAATTGACCAGTAACACAGCGCCAGCAAGCTCAGCGCCAGGCCCGTCGTGAACATCACATACGAGCTTGTCCAAAGCGCCTTGTTGATGGGGAAAGCCAGATTCCAACACCAGCCGATGACCACACACAACGCGCCAAAACCGAAGAGTCCGGCGGCCTTGTCCAGTGGTTCGCGTTTTTGTTGCAGCCACGTCCCGGCCAGTACGCCGGACAGACAGGTTGCAATGGCGGGAATCGTGCTCAAGATGCCTTCGGGATCGTAAAGCGGTCTATAGATGTGCCCAGCCAGCAGCGTGCGGTCCACCCAGGAAGCCAGGCTGCCTGCCATCGTTAGATCACCGGGCACGAAGCCGGGGGCGGGGATCGTTTTCATCACCAGCCAATAACCCAGCAGCAAGGCGGCGGCGATCAAGGCTTGGCCGCGCCAGCGGACTTTCAGATAGATCAACGAGGCGAACAGGTAACAAATCGCGATGCGTTGCAACACGCCGGGGATGCGGATGTGGCGGAACTTTTCGAGCGTGTAGGGGAAGCCGTGCAGCAGGATCAGGCTGATGAAAAAGATCAGCAGGCTGCGGCGAATGATCTTGATGTAAAGGTCGCGTTGGCTGCTTCCTTGCAAAGAGACAGCTTCAACGCGTCTTTCAAAGGCCAGCGGAATGGCTACGCCGACGATGAAGACGAAGAAGGGGAAGATCAGATCGGTCGGCGTCCAGCCATCCCAGGGTGCGTGTTCGAGCGGCCAATAGGTGTGATGCCCATCGCCTCCGTTATTAACCAGCACCATCGCGGCGATAGTCAGGCCGCGAAAGACATCCAGGGAAAGCATGCGGCCCGCCAAGGGATTGGCGTCGGCAAGAGAGGCTGCTGGTGAAGCGGACGTGTCGGGTGATTCGTCAGTGAGTTTGAGCATGGGGCATTCTCCAGTCGTGCAGGTTGTTTTTCAGTATTACAACAAAAGGAAAATCGCGGCTCGACAGCGCAACACGAAATGCTTGAGAGGCTGCCTTGGCCTAGCGTCCAAGGATCAGCACGCCCCACGAGCTGCCCGTCGTTTTGATCTTTTTGAGCACGGATTGTGTGGCGACATCAACCACCGACACATCGTTGGAAGGGCCATTCGCCGTGAAAAGCGTTTTGCCATCGGGCGCGATGGCGATGCCCCAGGGGCGCTGTCCCACCTCAAACGAAGCGGTCGGTTGATTGGTGGCGGTGTCTATCACGAAGACTTTGCGTCCCCGGCCCGTGCTGACAAAAAGCTGTTTGGCATCGGGCGCCAGCGCCAGGCCCATCGGTTTAACCTCGCCCGCTTTGCCGAGTGGGATGTCTTGCAGCTTGACGTTCTTGACCGTGTCGAGCAACGCCAGCGTGCCGTCATTTTCGGCGTTCACATACGCGTGTTTGCCATCGGGCAGAAAGACGACATTGCGCGGGCGGCGGCCCACCTTGATGCTCTTGAGCAGCTTGCGCGTGGCGACATCAATCACGGCGACGGCGCTGTCGGCTTCCGAAGTCGAATAGACCAGCTTGCCGTTGGGCGCAAGCGTCACGCCCTCCGGCTCTTCGCCCGTGTGAACCGTTTGCAGCAATTTTCCGCTCAGCACATCAATGAAGCTGACCCCGGCGGCGTCTTCGTTGGAAACATAGATCGTCTTGCCGTCACGGCTGAGGTCGAAATTCTCAGGATCGGAACCGCCCGGCAACATGCGCACCAATTTGTTTTGCGCGACATCAAACACGCCGATGCCGTCGGCGCTCTTGTCCGGTGGCGGCAGTTTGCTCTCATCCACGCCCGGCGGCGCGATAGGCGAACCGCTCAGCGCCACATAAATCGTCTTGCCATCCGGGCTGGCGTGAATGCCGCGCGGGCGTTTGCCCAACGGCACGTGCGCCAACACTTCAAGCGTCATGCCATCAATGATGCTGAGATCGCCCGAAGTTTCGTTGGTCACGAAAACACGAAAGCCGCTTTTCCATTCGGGCAGCGGTTTGTTCGTTGCCATCGAATGCGTAGCCGCTTGACCCGATGTTTGGGTCACCGACTGCCCGGAGGTTTGTGTGTTCACTGCCGTCTTCGAATCATTGGATGAACACCCCGCCGCCATCAGCGCAAGACAAGTCACCACGAGACAACCTGCGTTTTTCATTTTCATGCACTCTTTCTTCAGCCCGAATTGCGGCTGCCAAGCTTATTTCAAGTTAAAGGCGACTTCGCTTTTGCCAGACGCCGCCAGCGTGATTGGTTGTTCCTGCCGCCCCAATTCTTCCTGCCAGACTTCGAGCGTGTAGTTGCCCGGCGGCACGTTGCGCAATACAAACGCGCCGTCCGCGCCCGTCACCGCGAAATAAGGATGTGCGACGACGCCGATCCAGGCATACATCCAACCGTGAATGTTGCACTTCACACGAATCATGACTTCGGGTTGCGTGAAGCGGCGTTCAAAGGGTTCGGCATTGGGCGGCTGGCTCTGGTTCCAGTCGCGGTTGTGTTCCGGCAGCGGGTGAATGTTGTGCGTCAGCGGATCGGAATTCGTCACCTTCAGCGTTTGCCCAACCTGAAGGCCGAGCACGTGCGGGCCGAACCAACAGCCCTTTTGATCAATGACGGCGGGCGCGGCAGGCGGTTCGAACTGTTTCCCCTCCAGCCCCTGCTTGATATACACAAACGCGTTGGCGAGCGCGCCCTCTTTGCTGGCCGCGATCTTTTCATCGAGCACTGGCGTATCGTGCAGCAGCGCGCATTCCGGCGCATTGTCCATCTTCACCGGTTTGGCGAGCGGCTTCTTACCCGTGTAAACAACTTTGCCGGTGATCGTGCCCGCCGTCGCGGCATCCACTTTGAACCAGACGGGCGCGGCGGGTGTTGGGCTGGCTTGGTTTGCGGGCTGTGGCTTGCTGGAGCAGGCCGCCAACAAAACGGCGCAAAGACAGACCAGCCAGAGTCGAGTTTTCATTGTCATCATCATTCCTTACCCGGCGGCCCCGCATTCGTGGGAGCCTCGCCAGTCAACGCTTCCAAAAAGGCCAGCAGATCGCTGCGTTCCTGCGCGGTCAGCGTGAGCGGTTTGATCTGCGGGTCGAGTTGCGGGTTTGAACTGCCGCCGCCGATGTAAAAATCCAGCACGTCTTTGAGCGTCTTCAAACTGCCGTCGTGCATGTAAGGCGCGGTTTTCGCGACGTTGCGTAAACTCGGTGTGCGAAATGCACCTCGTTCGGCTTCAACGTGCGTGTGCGCAAAACGGCCTTGATCGCTGAGTTCCCCTTGCGCATTCATCCCCGTGCCCAGATTGTGAAATTTGCCGTCCGTGAACAAGGCCGACTGCTCGCCAATCAAATGACAAGCCGCGCAATTGCCGCGCTGCTTGTCTGAAAATACCGCCAGACCACGCACAGCAGAGGCATTGAGCGCCGTTTTATCGCTGCCATACTGATAGCGATCAAATGGTGAATTGCCGCTGAGCAGCGTGCGTTCGTAGCTGGCAAGCGCCAGCTTCAGCTTGGGCATCGTGATGGCGCCCGGGCCAAACACTTTGGCGAATTCGGCGCGATAGTCCGCGCTGGCATTGAGCTTGGTCACACAATCGGCGTGCGGCATGTTCATCTCTTTGGGGTTGGCAATCGGCCCGCCAGCTTGTTCTTCCAAACTCGCCGCGCGTCCATCCCAAAATTGCGCCGGTTGATACGCCGCATTCAACACCGTCGGCGTATTGCGCGGCCCGCGTTGCTTGCCGACACCTGCCGCCACCGACAAGCCATCGGTGAAATGCAGGTCGGGCCGGTGGCAACTGGCACACGAGACCGTGTTATCGCCGGAAAGTTGCGGATCGTGAAAGAGACGGCGGCCCAACGCGACGGCGTCTGCTGTCGGACGTTGCTCAGCGGGCAGCGGCGGCAAGCCGCGCGGCGCGTTGATTTCAACCGGCGCGCCGATTGGTTGCGCGACAGCCGCAGCGACATCTTCACGCGGCGACACCTGGCAAGCCAGCGCGCCCGCGACGGCGCAAATCAAACCAACAAACTTCCAAACTGAACCAGTCATTTCCACACCAAGATCGGTCAGCAAAACCTTGCTGCCGAGATTTGCGATTGTTTCTGTTGTGAGCGGTCGGATTGAAGGGAAGCTTACGCGGGTCGGATCAACTGAGCAAGCATACCGCAACAAGTACGGCCTTACGCTCGCTATATTCTCCATTCTGCCTTCTCCATTCGTAGGCAAAGATAGAAACACTGCTCACCTACCTATGAATGCAGAAGGCAGAATGGAGAATGCTGGCTGCCACAGGTCTCAGCGTTTGCTTGGCGTCTTGGGTTTCGCGCCGGATTTGATGATGAGTTCCGTGAGCAGTTCTACGGCCTGATCGAGCGGCAGGAAGTCGGCCACATCAATCGGCGTCCGGCCCGTCGCGTTGCGTTCATCAAGCGGCGCGCCCTTTTCCGCCAGATAGCGGATCACC
This window encodes:
- a CDS encoding beta-propeller fold lactonase family protein, with the translated sequence MATNKPLPEWKSGFRVFVTNETSGDLSIIDGMTLEVLAHVPLGKRPRGIHASPDGKTIYVALSGSPIAPPGVDESKLPPPDKSADGIGVFDVAQNKLVRMLPGGSDPENFDLSRDGKTIYVSNEDAAGVSFIDVLSGKLLQTVHTGEEPEGVTLAPNGKLVYSTSEADSAVAVIDVATRKLLKSIKVGRRPRNVVFLPDGKHAYVNAENDGTLALLDTVKNVKLQDIPLGKAGEVKPMGLALAPDAKQLFVSTGRGRKVFVIDTATNQPTASFEVGQRPWGIAIAPDGKTLFTANGPSNDVSVVDVATQSVLKKIKTTGSSWGVLILGR
- a CDS encoding carboxypeptidase regulatory-like domain-containing protein, whose protein sequence is MKTRLWLVCLCAVLLAACSSKPQPANQASPTPAAPVWFKVDAATAGTITGKVVYTGKKPLAKPVKMDNAPECALLHDTPVLDEKIAASKEGALANAFVYIKQGLEGKQFEPPAAPAVIDQKGCWFGPHVLGLQVGQTLKVTNSDPLTHNIHPLPEHNRDWNQSQPPNAEPFERRFTQPEVMIRVKCNIHGWMYAWIGVVAHPYFAVTGADGAFVLRNVPPGNYTLEVWQEELGRQEQPITLAASGKSEVAFNLK
- a CDS encoding c-type cytochrome; this encodes MTGSVWKFVGLICAVAGALACQVSPREDVAAAVAQPIGAPVEINAPRGLPPLPAEQRPTADAVALGRRLFHDPQLSGDNTVSCASCHRPDLHFTDGLSVAAGVGKQRGPRNTPTVLNAAYQPAQFWDGRAASLEEQAGGPIANPKEMNMPHADCVTKLNASADYRAEFAKVFGPGAITMPKLKLALASYERTLLSGNSPFDRYQYGSDKTALNASAVRGLAVFSDKQRGNCAACHLIGEQSALFTDGKFHNLGTGMNAQGELSDQGRFAHTHVEAERGAFRTPSLRNVAKTAPYMHDGSLKTLKDVLDFYIGGGSSNPQLDPQIKPLTLTAQERSDLLAFLEALTGEAPTNAGPPGKE